The Gemmatimonas sp. UBA7669 genome window below encodes:
- a CDS encoding alpha/beta hydrolase has protein sequence MPLARRRTRWLWIVGIAALVLAAGPRTSVRSPDPAPIMAGVPEQLASLRTWVMRRELDAGVADTSVAKRVRFFNEAAPRRTPWSVVYLHGFSATRQETAPVAERVADSLGANLFETRLTGHGLPGDSLSHIEAGQWLGDVVEAMTIGRRLGDSVLVIGTSTGGTLAIWLATQPDDVRAGLRRLVLISPNLGPADRRAKFMTWPWLNVLVPQLSPVREWAPANEEQRRYWTVRYPTAALVPMQALVEHVRAMNWRRYAVPTLLLVNEQDDVVDTRQTDAWMSAISTVGTAAVERVPIYPLDGESGHVLAGRIVSPSQTPGVINRIVQFVRP, from the coding sequence ATGCCGCTTGCCCGCCGGAGGACGCGATGGCTCTGGATCGTGGGAATCGCCGCACTCGTGCTGGCGGCCGGACCGCGCACCTCCGTGCGCAGTCCGGATCCCGCGCCCATCATGGCCGGCGTTCCCGAACAGCTCGCATCACTGCGCACCTGGGTCATGCGACGCGAACTCGACGCCGGTGTCGCCGACACCTCGGTGGCCAAGCGCGTGCGCTTCTTCAACGAAGCCGCGCCGCGTCGCACCCCGTGGAGCGTGGTGTATCTGCACGGATTTTCGGCCACGCGTCAGGAAACCGCGCCCGTGGCCGAGCGTGTCGCCGATTCACTCGGCGCCAATCTCTTCGAGACGCGGCTTACCGGACACGGACTGCCCGGCGATTCACTCTCGCACATTGAGGCCGGGCAGTGGTTGGGCGACGTGGTGGAGGCCATGACCATTGGCCGGCGCCTTGGTGACTCGGTGCTGGTGATCGGTACGTCCACCGGTGGTACCCTGGCCATCTGGCTGGCCACTCAGCCCGACGACGTGCGTGCGGGTCTGCGTCGCCTCGTGCTCATCTCACCCAACCTTGGGCCAGCAGATCGCCGCGCGAAGTTCATGACGTGGCCCTGGCTCAATGTGCTGGTGCCGCAGCTCTCGCCGGTGCGCGAATGGGCACCCGCCAACGAAGAGCAGCGCCGCTACTGGACCGTGCGCTATCCCACGGCGGCGCTCGTGCCCATGCAGGCGCTCGTGGAGCATGTGCGCGCCATGAACTGGCGACGGTATGCCGTGCCCACCCTGCTGCTGGTGAATGAACAGGACGACGTGGTGGACACGCGACAAACCGACGCGTGGATGTCCGCCATTTCCACGGTGGGTACGGCTGCCGTGGAGCGGGTGCCCATCTATCCGCTCGATGGAGAGAGCGGGCACGTGCTGGCTGGACGCATCGTGTCGCCCAGCCAGACCCCCGGCGTCATCAATCGTATCGTGCAGTTCGTGCGACCGTAG
- a CDS encoding acyl-CoA thioesterase, with product MHIVHELLSLLELEKLEVNIYRGQNRDLGTGRVFGGQVFAQALVAARRTVDDAREAHSVHGYFLRPGDLKAPIVYFVDRPRDGGTFTSRRVTAIQHGEAIFHLSASFHVVEPGLDHQVPMPDVPDPDSLKPELEQIREKAHRLPPEVRHVLTQDRPIDFRSSESHVGGAPGLHEPERFVWFRVIDQLPDDAITHQAILAYASDYGFLPTALLPHNVAYGDPRLFVASLDHTLWMHRPFRTDEWLLYVMDSPSAAGARGFVRGQVFTRSGTLVASVAQEGLLRMRERETR from the coding sequence ATGCACATCGTTCACGAATTGCTGTCGCTTCTTGAACTCGAGAAGCTGGAAGTCAACATCTACCGCGGACAGAACCGCGACCTCGGTACGGGGCGCGTGTTTGGCGGTCAGGTGTTTGCGCAGGCCCTGGTGGCGGCGCGCCGCACCGTGGACGACGCGCGGGAAGCGCATTCGGTGCACGGATACTTTCTCCGCCCCGGTGATCTCAAGGCGCCCATCGTGTACTTCGTGGACCGGCCGCGTGATGGCGGCACGTTCACCAGTCGGCGTGTCACGGCCATTCAGCACGGCGAGGCCATCTTTCATCTCTCGGCGTCGTTTCATGTCGTGGAGCCCGGGCTTGATCATCAGGTGCCCATGCCCGATGTGCCTGACCCGGACAGCCTGAAACCGGAGCTCGAGCAGATTCGCGAAAAGGCGCATCGCCTGCCGCCCGAAGTGCGGCATGTGCTCACGCAGGACCGGCCCATCGACTTTCGCTCCTCTGAGTCGCACGTGGGCGGTGCACCGGGCCTGCATGAGCCTGAGCGCTTCGTGTGGTTCCGCGTCATCGATCAATTGCCCGATGATGCCATCACGCATCAGGCCATTCTGGCGTACGCCAGCGACTACGGCTTTCTCCCGACGGCCCTGCTGCCACACAACGTGGCCTACGGTGATCCGCGATTGTTTGTCGCGTCACTCGATCACACGCTGTGGATGCACCGGCCGTTCCGCACCGACGAGTGGTTGCTGTACGTGATGGACAGCCCGTCAGCGGCGGGCGCACGCGGCTTTGTGCGCGGTCAGGTGTTCACGCGAAGCGGCACGTTGGTGGCGTCGGTTGCGCAGGAAGGCCTGTTGCGCATGCGGGAGCGCGAGACCAGGTAG